In Ammospiza caudacuta isolate bAmmCau1 chromosome Z, bAmmCau1.pri, whole genome shotgun sequence, the genomic stretch TTTGGCGCCACCAAGTGTCAGAATTGGGTGTTGAGTTTTAAGGAGAGCTGGCAAGGAGAAACGGTGTAAACACAAAAATCTTCCTGAAAGAACTGTGGCAAGGTCTGCCATCCATGCAAAGCCAACACCAACACGGGAGGCTGGGAAAACATTACCAATTCTAACAAAGGAAcaaccactcagctttgtgaTGGATTTCTGTAAGAGCTCTTGGGCACCAAGCAGCCAAAATTAACTTTTCCAAACAGGTGCCAGCTGCTTGTCTCAGTGTTAAAGCTCCAGCAAAGTTCAATAAACATTTAGGGGCACATTGTCTCTGCCTGTGGTGGTTTCTGCCTGGAGGCTGAAGTGGgtaatatttttctgtcttccaCATGTGAAGGGACAACACATGGATGCCCTTGTGACCCTCCTGCTACCCAAACTAGGATCTACAGCCTGCTAGAGTGAACAGGAGTGCTCCTCCCTTTCCCCAACACCTGAATGACTGAAGACTGGAGCCTCCAGTGCCCTTTTCCCCCTTGCATGAACTCAGAGATGGCTCAGATGCAGTGGTCTGACTCTGACTCTGTACTCTTAACTGTGAAATTTTGATCACTTTATAACTCATGTCCTTTCCAAGTTAGGACAAAATGCCCCCCACACTACAGCAGAAACATTTCTATCTGCTAAATCAAGTAGCAAAATCCTAAAAACAATGCTCTGAAAACATTAGCTTACACAGTCAGAAAAGCAACTAAGTCAGTCACTTTGGAATGTGACCATTTCAGGTAAGCCAAATGAGGAACATGGAACTGCAGGACATGGttcaaaaaaatctaaaattaaacatttctcAAAACTTCAAGGACTGTTATAAGGAAAGTTTTCAGCCATGAAGACACAAGTTTTATTTGTGTCTCTAATAAAAccacttatttttatttacataagATCCATTTAACAGTAAGGGTGTGTAAGAACTATGGATATGTTGGTTCcctcttgggaaaaaaatgtgcttacaagttaaaaaccaaaaaaaggcCATGATCTTCAGGTAAAGTTTTGATTTCATCACCATATTCCACTCTGTGGAATGAGAATCAAGTTTTGTATTTAGCTTTGTGCATGTGAACAGTCCcgtttaagtaaaaaaaaaacaaaacgaGTGAACTGTTCTTAGGTTTGGGTCAATCAGTGAAAACACACATTTCTCCTCAGAGACACCACCCAGTTACCACTAACCTGAAAGAAAGCCCGAGCTTCTCTGTACCTACATTCAAGAAATCTAGAGTGGGACATCTCCTCTAGAAAACTGGACGGATTTTTTGGAATTTGAACTTTTAAGTCATCAATGGAAACAAGCAGAAGTTCTGGCCTGCATGGAAAGAGAGATAATATATTACtctatttaatttcattacaAATCACATGGCACTTTATCCTTTAACTCAGGTTATAATCTTAATGCACACTACTGTGAATGATCACTCTGTCCAAATACAGGCCAAGccaattttaaatgaaaaaaagcaaCAAGAGGTTCAGCAAATTCCCCATACATTTCAAaactttgtttaaaaagaatTCCTACACCTCCAAACCCCAAGCTGGTTTGTCAGATCACAGATTCCTTTACTGACTTATGACTTGAATTTGTTCAGAGATGTTGTTCAGGGCATCAAAATTCAGGCTGTTTGGTTGTCTAAGTGTTACAGGATGGACTTCAGAATCAAATTTTACTCTGGAGCTACTtccttttaaaaactaaaaactaTTCAGCCTTCATAATGATGGAAGAGAGATTATTTAACAGCTTACACGGTTTCCTTTGAACATTTAGGCACATAACTCATATAGATTCCATGCTTTAAAAGGATGAAGGAAGGGGGTCAAATTaatggaaaaagttaaagagaTTTACTTTGATGTGTGAAATGCCTCAGTATTTTTCTCGTTTTCTCAGAAACTATGTTCTCAAAGCCTACACTTTGGGGGTCTGACTCTCAGCTGAATCTTGGGACCTGACTATAGGAAAGGAAGTAGTTTTACACACaaaggaaggaattttgggaGTGCCATGGTGGCTTTCTCCTTCCCCTATGGTGAGCTCACTTTTCATAGGCTCCAGGGTAGCGGCCGAAGTGGAGTTTCCGGAAAGGCACAAACTTTCTGTCCATGTGCTGCTTGAGCCTCAGGGGTCCGTGCCAGAGGAAATTGCCACTCCTCTCATAGAAGACCACCAGGTGAATGGCATGGGATGCCAGTTTGAATATGTAGTGCAAGGGGATTTCCATCCCAGACAGGTCATCCATCCCATCCAAGCGGGGGTCCTTGTTTATAATCTTCAGCCACTGGAACCCCATCTTCTCAGCAGCTCTAAACAGGCCCACCTGAAAATGAGGAacacaggaggcagagcaggctAAAGATTAGAGAAACCAAAACTGGAAGCTGAATGCTTATTACTAACTCACACCATTcctcatttcattttttaatcaGGCTTAAGCACAAATGAATCAAAAATCTCTAAGAGCTTGAAGACCAGCAGTCACAAGCAATTCCTACCaacttttttccttgtcttaaATTTTGTCTCTCAAActacaaaatgaaaaagcaaattaatgtTGTAAGCCATGTTTGGATTAGGTTTGTTCCTTGCCATAGCACCCTACCCTGCACTCTGAAACTATTCTCTAAAACTGTTCTTCTGCAAAATTTGGTGTTCCTAAGTCCTTGAATAATAACACAAAAATGATTAGCCCAAAACCTTGTTTTGTGGGGCAAATAAAAATCTCACCAAACACTGACCACTGGCCTCAAGTAACAGGATTTCATATTTCTACAAACAAAGGGAATTAAATTCTggctgatttaaaaaaaaaaaaaaaaaaaacaaaaaaacaaacaaaaaaaaaaaaaacaacaacaaaccaatCAGCACCTGAAGAGCCCTTCAATTTCCCCACTTGAAATGTTCTGTATGAGCATATCAGCTTCTCCCCTGAATGATACAGAAATTATCACTGAGACacaaaggaaggggaaaatggaTTTATCTCAGTGTGCTGCCATACAACTTTACTCTTAGCTTCTGGAATTCCTTCACACCTGTGGGTAAAACAGCTGCCTGATCAGGCCCAGAGTGACACCCTTCTTCACTCAAGTTCTTCAGTAAAATAGTCACTGATCATTTCAGTGCCTTCTGCTCtttctaataaaataaaattttacaatttaaagaaatgaaattttaaaaaggaaaaaaagaagaaaaaagctgtttgtCACAGGTATTTTTAGTCTGTGGAAATTAATCTAATAAATATTTCCTGGTTACACTTAATTGATGAAATAATATTGGATTTAAATCTGTCCTTCCTCACATGCTACACCTCTATTTTTAACACAGCCATTAAAAGTGTCCTAACATTACAGAGAAGCAGAGACACCATTAAGTATCAGCAATACATGAAGTGAAATGGTATTCATTACAAAGATGTGctaaaagaaatgtaaattagCAGACTATGGTAATTGTCACATCAATAACTGCATTTTCTTATTTATGGGTTCCCAAACTCCAGATTTATAACAGATGCACCTACATTACAGGCTCCAGgttctccttcttcctttctaaCAGaccctctttctttccttttggcATAGACTCTGGCTACCAGTGTTTTTCTTAATATTGCGGACAGCTTCTAAAAAGTTTCAGCTATAAATTACTCCTAACGTATCCAGGCTAGTAAATGGGCAACTTTTACTTTCAAACAAAGTTTCCTCTGCCTACAATATCACCACCACATGAATTCAGATACAAACATTCAGGTATTAAGTGACAACATCAAAGAATGCATTAAAATACACAATTGTGAACAGAAAACATGCACTTACATCATGTTTCCATGTTTTGTCTAGTAGTGCAAAGGTGGTGAAGTCTCTTGGAGCACAGAAGTATTTGCATTCTGGACTGGGGCCATCGGGAGAGCTTCTGATCTGCTCAATGTCTTTATTAACCAGTCCCAGAATCAAAGGATCGATCAAATACACTGGAATATTGTGACTGGATATTAATCCCAGGAACTTCCTAACCACGTGCTGTTTGACAGAGGACAGAAAGACCATCTTTGCATTAAAACTCTTTGACAGAAAGACACCCCAACCCACTGCAAGACAGAAATCTTAACCCCCTAATACATCCTCTGAGTGTACACTTCACTTCCACAAACAGTTGTGAGGCTGAGTGAGAAGAAGAGATGCAAATGCCACACAGAATTTGGATTCTGGTCTTCCCAGGGCACTCAAGGTTGCATAAGGAGTAAAAAAGCTGCAGCAAGAATGTTCTGTGCCTAATGCAAGGGGTTATTAACCTGAGTCAGTGGAGAACAGTAATCAAGCACATTTAAATGTCAGTGGCACACAGAAACCACTTAGAGCAGCCACAGTCACCCTGCCACTTAAATGTATTCATCtgtaacattttcatttaatgaTTTTAAAGCTCTGGCTCCAGGGAGATGTGAAAACATGAGCACAGGATGTGAGCCAACAACAGAGTTTTGGCAGCAGCATTACCTGTGTGGTACAGGCACAAGCAAGGCCACCCCCACAGTGATTTCAGCTACACAAAGCTGAAAGCTGAGTGATGTGCTCGTATTACTTCTGTGACTAAAACTGGCACACCAGAAggatgaacaggaaaaaaaatctgtgcaaaAGTATCCACCTTCCCAATCCATCACTACTCCAGGAAAACAGATGCTTTCAGCTGAAATGTAAATAAGTTATAAACCCCACAAATAATGGTAGAAAAACATGGCCTTGATCTTAAGTCACCAAGAGAAACGAGTTCAAATTTAGTATTTTGGACACACCACTGCAGGGACTCTAAGGAAAGGCTGAAGTGCAGCAGGTGGCAGGATCATGGCCCATCCTTTCTCACTGATGATCTCAGAAGAGCAAGTTAAACCTTTACGAGAGCTCTATGACACCTCACACCTGGTGGGCAGCCCAAGAGGTGTCACCTCCAAGAATAGCAAGGCACTCCTGGCACGAGCAAGCAGTGCACAGAGCAGTTGGTCTGGATTTTCTCCAGGGACAGCTCCTAGCCAGAGCACCTTCCCTCTTGCTCAGCAGAAACCAGGCCTTTAAATGGCCATTCTGCTAATTAGCAACGTTATCATGTTGCATCCAAACCAAAAGgcagccagctcccagcacatccctctccTTAGCcatctgtgctgcttttccgCTAGGAGATCAGTTAACAAAAAGTCTTCTGCAAAACTGTTtccaaacaaaccccaactACAAATATGACAGGGGACCTTCTGATTCCCCAGGGTGGGCGCTTTTGGTTGCATTCAGTCTTGCAAGGCACAACAAATATCCCATTTCAAGCACCAAAGAGCACTCCCAGCACTGGTCATGAGGGCTGGAATGCTGAAATTTACATTTTCCTGCTTGGGAAGAGCTTTACAACCCAGCACAAGCAGGTAACAGAACAGTGACCAGCAGGTTAAACATCTGGAGTGGGCAAAGCAGGGTTGTGTGACCCAGGGGCTTCTCAGGGCAGCAAAGAAGCTGCATGGCAAAGCAGCCAATCTGTTCGACACCCAGCCTGAAAGGACACAAAACCCTGGATCAACACTTCTgtctcagaaagaaaaagtgtttcTTCCTGAAACATTAACAACAAATggaagcacagcactggcaaAGGCTGTGCAGCTGTAACTGTTTCTCAGTTTTACTTTACAGTGATGTTTTGATACTGTATTTACTGAGCAAAGTTACAAAGTGTATCCCTTCCTCCTTCAAAGCAGAAAGCGCCCAGTGACGAGTGAGAAGAGTGAGAGCTGGACAGACCCTGGATTTGCAGTTCCAAGCGAGTTCTGAGACTTGTGGAAGAGCTGCATGAACCAGTGACACTGTACATACCCATCTTGTGCTGTCTTGGCCTGACTGGCTTCCTCTGCCTTTGGAAAAAGCTGCTCCAttctatcaaaaaaaaaaccaaaaaaaccaaaaaaaaacaaaaaaaaaaaaaaaaccaaaacaaaacaaaatgaagggaagggagaaagaagaTAAAACCCCCAAAGTTTCAGTTGAATCCTTGTTTTCCTAACATGACATCCAGAGGCATTTATCCACTTCATGGATAATGGAGTTATGCCTCTGGTCACCCAGATACAGTGCTGAATGTGAAATCATAAACAACTGCTGTGgcttaaatatattttaaatatatttagaagGACAACCCAAGCCTCAGGGACCTCCAAACATGCAAGCACTGAGTGGTGAGGCCTCGGGTTTCCAAGCCAATGTGCCAGCAAATGTAAAACAGGAGGATGACAAACCCTGTCAGGCAAATaccacaggggcagggacagtggcactgTGCCTCAGTCTTTCCAGGTGTAATCCTAGACAATTCAATTTTAGGGACAGCATTTTCATGTGAGAGAGTCAAGGCAGCTCATGGCTCAGCTTTTTGGCTTTTCCAAAGCATGGAGAATTTCTCAGTCATTGTTTAAAAACCAGAAACGGTGGGAAAGAAGTTGAAagttgcagcagcagctggcacggACACTGCCTGCACttaataaggaaagaaaagccaaaaaaatgAGTCAGGGTGCTTTGAAACCTGCACGATTCTTCTGTCAAAATAAAGGGAATTCCTTTGTCGAATCGGAGTTGCAACTGTAAACTAAGAACCACCAGAGGATTTAATTTACAGTAACATTGACTTCCATTGCTGTCGCAGAAAACCACTGGCCTGGACGTTCCAGGTCAGGTACAAAAAGAGGTACAAACAGCATTCCACGTATAAAACCAGGATTTAAACTGAGACACCCAGCACTTTAGGAGCACTGAGTCACAAAACCCTACGGCGACTGCAAAAAAAATGTTGGGATTTCTCTCCGCCATAGAAAACCCATTGGAAAACCTGCACCCAGCAGATGCTGCCTCCCTCCGGCAGAGCCCTCAGACAGAGCTCGCTGCGACCTGGGAGGCAATAAAAGTGACAGATAAACGAGAGCTGAAGGTGGAAAGCCGCGGTGGCTGGAAGCTGGCGGGGGCATCATTCCCTGCGGGAGAAATCGAAAGGCCCTGGCTGACACAGTGACTCGGAAACCAGGCTGGGAACCCAACCCCGACTGTACCCCCGGCACCGGACACCGGCCTGGGCTCCCCTCCCGCCCCCGGAGCCGCTCCAGGGAACCCCGGCGGGGGCGGGACTGCCGCCCACACAGCGCCGCGCAGGGAAACCCGGGCAGCGCCCTGCCTCCTTTCACCTTCTGCGACAGGTAGAACTTGTAGTAGCACAgctggaagagcaggaaaaccAGGCTGGTCAGCGAGAGGAGCGCCAGCACCACGTTTCTGTTGATTTTCTGCATCAGCCCTGCGGCGCCCCGGGAGCCGCTGCCCGGCCGCCCTCACCGCGATGCGGCTTCAGGCCGGAAAGCGACGCCGCAAAGCGCAGCCCGCCGTCGTAAAACACCCCCCTTCGCTGTCgtaacccccccccccccccccccacggGGGTCCCTCACCCACCCCGAacccccaaaaccgccccaaatcccccccaaatgaGGCGGAGGTAAAACGACACAGCGAGAGACATACACAGGGTTGCAGATTTCTGTATTAGTACAAAACATCGCGTCACACGCGGACGGCACCCGCCCCTGCTTCCCAGTCCCCTCCATTGCGAGGGGATCCGGGCAAGGAGCCCGCGGAGCGGCCCCAGGGATCACCGGGATCACCGGGATGCGCCCCGAAGGAAAGCCACGGGCAGGATGGCCCTGCCGCAGGACACCCAAAAATAGCGACGCTGGAGCACGACATCAACACAAGTCACGGTCAGCGTCCATCCAACACCCCGCACGCCTCAAAATAAAAACACGGTCAGGCCCAACACGCTCCCAGGTGGCTGCCCCGGTCTCCATCTGACACGTGGGAGGGGTGAGGAAACGGGATTTGTACACAAAATCCCGGTTTTGTGTACAAATAAGCTGCTTCgactctgcttttcctgcatttctgaaaaatgaacctgccacctctgccctgcctgTTTGGTATTTGCAGAAGCATTTATATCCCcagaaggttttttttgtttgttttttttt encodes the following:
- the FKTN gene encoding ribitol-5-phosphate transferase FKTN, yielding MQKINRNVVLALLSLTSLVFLLFQLCYYKFYLSQKNGAAFSKGRGSQSGQDSTRWHVVRKFLGLISSHNIPVYLIDPLILGLVNKDIEQIRSSPDGPSPECKYFCAPRDFTTFALLDKTWKHDVGLFRAAEKMGFQWLKIINKDPRLDGMDDLSGMEIPLHYIFKLASHAIHLVVFYERSGNFLWHGPLRLKQHMDRKFVPFRKLHFGRYPGAYEKPELLLVSIDDLKVQIPKNPSSFLEEMSHSRFLECRYREARAFFQLYPDDSSLDAVEFRKKAKSLLHLAALTLNNLGVKFWLSSGTCLGWFRQCNVIPHSKDVDLGIFIRDYKADIIPAFQKAGLPLKHKFGKVEDSLELSFQGEDDVKLDIFFFYEEDDHVWNGGTQAKSGKKFKYLFPKFTLCWTEFVELKVHVPCETLQYVEANYGPEWKVPVKSWDWKSSPFNVQDNGIWPIDEWDNVIQIY